From one Scophthalmus maximus strain ysfricsl-2021 chromosome 19, ASM2237912v1, whole genome shotgun sequence genomic stretch:
- the LOC118314010 gene encoding PR domain zinc finger protein 12, with the protein MGSVLPGSSLALKPGFKPQQPLSLADIITSDILHSFLYGRWRHVLGEQHHLQPQHEERTAPSASPKTAFTAEVLAQSFSGEVQKLSSLVLPSEVIIAQSSVPGEGLGIFSKTWIKAGTEMGPFTGRLISPEHVDLYKNNNLMWEVFNEDGSVRYFVDASQEDQRSWMTYIKCARNEQEQNLEVVQIGSSIFYKAVETIPPDQELLVWYGNSHNTFLGIPGIPGGDEEQSKKSKNDEFHTCEGSSSSSCSSSSSSSSSTSSSSSSSGPGRMRCVICHRGFNSRSNLRSHMRIHTLDKPFVCRFCNRRFSQSSTLRNHVRLHTGERPYKCHVCQSAYSQLAGLRAHQKSARHRPTGDAGAQGGGVVVVGGGGGGRVHSAHSPSPPHPPQLSAMTHPASLVHHTPTMVL; encoded by the exons ATGGGCTCCGTGCTGCCCGGCTCCTCTCTGGCCCTGAAGCCGGGCTTCAAGCCGCAGCAGCCGCTCTCCCTGGCGGACATCATCACCTCGGACATCCTGCACAGCTTCCTGTACGGCCGCTGGAGGCACGTGCTGGGCGAGCAGCATCACCTGCAGCCGCAGCACGAGGAGCGCACGGCGCCGAGCGCGAGCCCCAAGACCGCGTTCACCGCCGAGGTGCTGGCGCAGTCCTTCTCCGGAG aggtgcAGAAGTTGTCCAGTCTGGTTCTGCCCAGCGAGGTGATCATCGCCCAGAGCTCAGTTCCag gagaAGGTTTAGGGATTTTCTCGAAGACGTGGATCAAAGCAGGAACAGAGATGGGTCCGTTCACCGGACGCCTCATCTCACCAGAGCACGTCGACCTGTACAAGAACAACAACCTCATGTGGGAG GTGTTCAACGAGGACGGGTCGGTCCGGTACTTCGTGGACGCCAGTCAGGAGGACCAGCGCAGCTGGATGACCTACATCAAGTGTGCTCGGAACGAGCAGGAGCAGAACCTGGAGGTGGTCCAGATCGGCAGCAGCATCTTTTACAAGGCGGTGGAG ACGATCCCTCCGGACCAGGAGCTGCTCGTCTGGTACGGGAACTCACACAACACCTTCCTGGGAATCCCCGGGATCCCcggaggagacgaggagcagAGCAAGAAGAGCAAGAACG ATGAGTTCCACACCTGTgaaggctcctcctcctcctcctgctcctcctcctcctcctcctcctcctccacctcctcctcctcctcctcctctggtcccGGCCGCATGCGTTGTGTCATCTGCCACCGCGGCTTCAACTCACGCAGCAACCTGCGCTCGCACATGCGCATCCACACGCTGGACAAACCGTTCGTCTGCCGCTTCTGCAACCGCCGCTTCAGCCAGTCGTCCACGCTGAGGAACCACGTGCGGCTGCACACCGGCGAGCGGCCGTACAAGTGCCACGTCTGCCAGTCGGCGTACTCGCAGCTGGCCGGCCTGCGAGCGCACCAGAAGAGCGCCAGGCACCGGCCCACCGGGGACGCCGGGGCCCAGGGGGGaggcgtggtggtggtggggggaggaggaggaggaagagttcaCTCAGCTcactcaccttctcctcctcacccgcCGCAGCTGAGCGCCATGACTCACCCTGCGTCACTGGTCCATCATACACCCACCATGGTGCTGTGA